The genomic region GAAAGCACTGCAATCATCACCACATAAGCAAGCATAATTTTAATAGGAAAGCCCACAACAAGAAGGTTAAATTGCGGCATCGTCTTCATAAGCATCCCAAAAATTAAATCAGAAAGAAGCGAAACAGCCTTAACAGGGAAAGAGAGAATAAACCCAAACAAAAACATCCCCATAACACCCTTGCTGATATATTCCCACATATCAAGAGTTGGGTAAAACGCCCCCAAAGGGAGTTCTCCTAAAGAGTGGTGGTAAAACAGTAGCATCAGATGGTGCCCATCAAAAGCTAAAAACAGGGTAAGTGCGAGCAGGGTAAGCAGTTGGCTCATCAAAGGAACGCTTATCCCTGTTTGAGGATCAACAACATTGGCCATCGTAAAGCCCATCACAAAAGAAATTTGCTGTCCAGCAAGCTCTAAAATAGCAAAAATCAAATAGACCAAAAGGCCTGCCATAAGCCCAAGAAACAACTCCATCATCACAGCAAACACAAGCTGCACCAATCCAAGCTCAAAAGGCGCAACGGTGGCATAAGGAAAAAGGAAAATAGTCAAAAAAAGCACCACGGCCGTTTTAATTTCAACAGGAATTCGCATGTGATTAAAAAAAGGGAAAAAGGCTACAAGACCACTCATGCGCGTAAATAATAATAAAAAGCGTACGACATTTTCTTCACCAAGGTACTGGACAAATTCCATTTTATTGCGCTACAAGTGTCAAATCTTCCAAAGCGTAGGCGCAATCGCACCGCTTAGCGAGGGCCACATCGTGGGTAACAAGCATGAGGGCAGCTTGCTGGGTGTGCACATATTCAAACAAAACATCCATCACTTCTCGTGCGGTGTGTTGGTCGAGGTTGCCCGTGGGCTCATCAGCAAAAATTATGCGTGGTTTTTTGGAAAGCACCCGCGCAATAGAAACACGCTGCTGCTGGCCGCCTGAGAGTTCTCCAATTTTTTGTCCCAACACATGGGAAATTCCCAAACGCTCCATCAAAGACTCATCCAGTGGCGTGCGACAAAGCAAAGCGGAGAGTTCAATGTTTTCTTTAGCAGTAAACCCCTTAAAAAGATAATGGGATTGAAAAATAATACCAAGCTTTTCACGCCTTACATGTAAAGCATTAGCAGCGCCAGCGCCGTATAAAGAAGCGCCTTCAAAAACCACTTCGCCCTTTTGGGGAGGCAATAAGGTAGAGCAAATGTGCAAAAGTGTTGATTTTCCACACCCGCTCACGCCAACAATAGCCATACTTTGAGCAGGTTCTAGTGTGAAAGAAAGGTCATTAAAAAGTGGGTAATCAAAAGCATGAGAGAGATGTTTGGCTTCTAAAAGTGCCACGAATCTCCTTTAAGAAGAAGGGGGCGAGCGCAAGAGGCCCGCCCTAAAACGTTAGCCAATCTGCGCGGCTACTTCAGCAGCAAAATCTTCTTGCTTTTTCTCAAGGCCTTCACCAAGTTCAAAGCGTACGTATTCTACTAATTCGATTTTTCCACCAAGTTCAGCTGCTTTTTCAGCCACTACCTGAGCGATAGTTTTTTTATCGTCCATGACGTAAAATTGGTTTAAAAGCGTAAATTGTTGGTCAAGCTGGGTGTTGTCTGCAATAAAACGCTCAAGTTGACCAGGAACGATTTTGTCCCAAATCTTCTCAGGTTTGTTTTGCGCGCGAAGCTCCGCTTTGATGTTCTCTTCTGCTTGAGCCATAATGGCATCGGTAAGTTGCAAACGGCTTCCATACTGAGGCACTTTTTTAAGAGGCTTGCCAAGACGCACGTACTCTTCGTTTGTTTTTTCAATATCTGCAATGAGTGCTATTGTCTCTTTTTCAACAAACTCAAGGTCTAGAGATTCGTGACTTAAGTACAGTGGCTTCATAGCCGCAGCGTGCATACACAAACTTCGGATGAACTCAGTAGCAGCCTTGGCTGTTTTTTCGCTATCACACGCTGCGGCGATAATCACCCCTACTTTGCC from Sulfurospirillum tamanense harbors:
- the tsf gene encoding translation elongation factor Ts; this encodes MAISAAMVKELREMTGAGMMDCKNTLAETGGDMDKAVDLLREKGLGKAAKKADRLASEGLVSVEVSEDCTMATLSEINSETDFVAKNESFQALTQKTTAHIQSSGFSTVEELMESTIGGVNFKEYFNTQIATIGENLVVRRFATVKAGQNGVVNGYLHSNGKVGVIIAAACDSEKTAKAATEFIRSLCMHAAAMKPLYLSHESLDLEFVEKETIALIADIEKTNEEYVRLGKPLKKVPQYGSRLQLTDAIMAQAEENIKAELRAQNKPEKIWDKIVPGQLERFIADNTQLDQQFTLLNQFYVMDDKKTIAQVVAEKAAELGGKIELVEYVRFELGEGLEKKQEDFAAEVAAQIG
- a CDS encoding ABC transporter ATP-binding protein yields the protein MALLEAKHLSHAFDYPLFNDLSFTLEPAQSMAIVGVSGCGKSTLLHICSTLLPPQKGEVVFEGASLYGAGAANALHVRREKLGIIFQSHYLFKGFTAKENIELSALLCRTPLDESLMERLGISHVLGQKIGELSGGQQQRVSIARVLSKKPRIIFADEPTGNLDQHTAREVMDVLFEYVHTQQAALMLVTHDVALAKRCDCAYALEDLTLVAQ
- the fliR gene encoding flagellar biosynthetic protein FliR, translated to MEFVQYLGEENVVRFLLLFTRMSGLVAFFPFFNHMRIPVEIKTAVVLFLTIFLFPYATVAPFELGLVQLVFAVMMELFLGLMAGLLVYLIFAILELAGQQISFVMGFTMANVVDPQTGISVPLMSQLLTLLALTLFLAFDGHHLMLLFYHHSLGELPLGAFYPTLDMWEYISKGVMGMFLFGFILSFPVKAVSLLSDLIFGMLMKTMPQFNLLVVGFPIKIMLAYVVMIAVLSSIMVVFRREIINVLETIPLIFY